The Candidatus Palauibacter soopunensis region GCAGGACTGGTCGAGGCCTTCGCCGCGGAGAAGGCGCTGCGTCTGCCGCTGCGCCCGATCTCCGACCTTCGCCCGCTCGTCGGAGACTCGGTCTTCGACGCCATGCACGGTGACATGAATGTCGAGAACATGGTCACCGCGGCCCTTCTCGTGCGGGACACCCTCTACGCCGCCGACTGCCCCACGCCGTTCGGCGAGCTTCCCTTCTGCGGGGAGCAGCGTTTCGGGATCTGGTCCGTGACCAAGTCCACCGGTAACACGGTGGCCGCGCTGCGGCTGGCGCAGCGTTACGGGCGCGCCGTTCTCGAGGAGCGCGTGGCCGACTACCTGAACGTCACGGCCGAACACGACGGCTGGGACGATGTCCGCTTCCGGGACATCCTCAACATGGCCACCGGCGTCGGGGAAGGATCGACGCGGACCGAGCCCAACAACACGGGCGACGGCTACCTGGTCGGCTACGACGACTGGTACACGGCCATCTCTAAGGACGAGCGGATCCGGCAGGTCTTCCGCGCCTCGAACCATCCGTGGGGGCCGGGGGAGGTCGTCCGCTACCGCGACCAGGACGCGTTCCTCATCGGCGCGGCGATGGACGCCTACCTCAAGCATCGCGCCGGGCCGGAGGCGGACCTGTGGGAGATGCTGGAGGAAGAGGTCTACCGGCCCATCGGCGTGCCGCACGCGCCGACGAACCGGCTCGTCGAGGCGGACGGGTCGCTCACGCTGCCGCAAATGTCACAGGGCTACTACCCGACTGTGGACGACCTCGCGAAGATCGCGCGGCTCCTGCAAGACGGCGGCGTTGACGACGGCGAGCCTCTGCTGCACCCCGAGTTGACCGCCGAAGTGATGTACCGGACGGATGTGCGCGGGATCACCTTTGGCCCGCCGGTCGAAGTCGGGCAGCCCAGCTACTACCTCGCGGTCTGGCACCAGAACTACGTCGGAGAAGGGGGCTGCGTCGTCGACCTCGCCCGGATGTCGGGCTGGGGCGGGCACCGCGTCGTTCTCTTCCCGAACGGCATCGTCGGCATCCGGATCTCGAAGGTCACGGGGAACGAAGCTTCGCCCGTGGACGGTCTGGCCGCCGTGGCCGACCGTCTGGACCCGTTCTGTCCCTGACCGGGCCGAGTCCGCGGCCCGGCCGGGTCCGCGACTACGCCGAGTCCGCCTCGGGATCCGTCTCCGAATCCGCCGAGGCATGTGATTTTTCCTCGAGGATCGCCGAGCCGTAGTCCTCGCTGAGGGCACGCTTGAGGCGGTGACGTTCGTCGTTCAGGCGATACACCTGCCGCGCGGCCTCGGTGAAGCGGGGGCCGAAGTCGTCCGCGCGTTCCAGGCGACGCAGCTCGTCCTCGACGTCCCAGATCCCCCGGTTCACCTCCGTCAGGGCGGCGACGCGCTCCCTGACGCGGGACGGCGCGGCCTCGAGCGCCCCGATGGTACGCACGCACACGGCCTCGACGTTCGCCAGCTCGGAGTTCACATTCGCGAGCTTCCGGCGATCGCGGATGCGGGCCTGTTTCAGTCGCAGGATGGTGATGCGGTCGATGAGTTCGCCGGCGGAGACCGGGATTTCGATATTCACGCACCGAAGATAAGCGGGGAGAGGACGCGGTGAAGATAGGGCTGGTGGGGTTCACGGGCGCCGGCAAGACGACGGTGTTCAACGCGATGACGGGACTCGGCGTCCCGGTCGGGTTCGGCGGCGAGGTGCGGCTGGGTACGGTGCGGGTTCCGGATGCCCGAATCGACGCGCTCAGCGCCCACCTGTCCCCCCGCAGAACGACGTACGCGGAGATGCGGTTCTGCGACATTCCGGGCGAGCACGGGGCGGCGAGCAAGGGCCTGTCGCCCCGCGGGCTGCAGCAGATCCGCGACCAGGAGGCGCTCTGCCTCGTCCTGAGGGACTTCGACAACCCCGCGCTGGCCGACCCGCCGGATGCGGAGGGCGA contains the following coding sequences:
- a CDS encoding DUF6165 family protein, with translation MNIEIPVSAGELIDRITILRLKQARIRDRRKLANVNSELANVEAVCVRTIGALEAAPSRVRERVAALTEVNRGIWDVEDELRRLERADDFGPRFTEAARQVYRLNDERHRLKRALSEDYGSAILEEKSHASADSETDPEADSA